Proteins found in one Streptococcus criceti HS-6 genomic segment:
- the essC gene encoding type VII secretion protein EssC: MEIIVLRKTYRQVLTVPKTGALRLSDQLSLSQTSEGVAYHTKEKTAPLTTAIRLGDLVVYPQPNNRRRYSIVGLSRVAVSMQPGSNLSSGSQVISLLLTKADKGSWQLRNFGAPIYLNNHLTSQHQALPFGAEVAFGNSLLKVFPKEIWVSGAVKNETLLEVADSAYHYYDGYPDYHRSPRLIYHFNDDRLTVTAPPQEPHKPRNELLRMLVPPLVMIGVVILITVFQPRGLYILMSVAMSIVTAVFSVQNYFRNKREYKQSLADRISAYRAYLSDKSIQLTQLSNTQRRWQSYHYPTIQELDSLVQEFSRRIYEKIPQDEDFLSYRLGLGEVPTSYRLDYSQQERSGVKDPLEEEGFALYEAHKTLTDMPVLATLKNGPVGYVGERSLVLEQLQLLVYQLAVFQSYHDVQFITIMPEAEKDQWQWLRWLPHATLQDINVRGFIYNERTRDQILNRLMEILRQRELQQKEAGANQELLHLPHYVVLVTDASLIRDHVIMEFFAKDPTALGCSLIFVQATIRSLPENVQTVIHLKDQATGELVMAERRVKEQTFTLDHFPEGYDKERISRRLAPLNHLETLKSAIPNSVTFLEMYQVDRVEELGIFERWQSHSPHNSLAVPLGLRGGEDYVKLDLHERAHGPHGLIAGTTGSGKSELIQSYILSLAVNFHPHDVAFLLIDYKGGGMANLFKDLPHVLGTITNLDGNQSMRALASIRAENERRQRLFNEAGVNHIHAYQKKYEQGDVSEPLPHLIIISDEFAELKSEQPDFITQLVSTARVGRSLGVNLILATQKPAGVVNDQIWSNSNFRIALKVADKADSQEMLHTPDAATITQAGRAYLQVGNNEVYELFQSAWSGADYQPDKEDQGIEDHTIFAINELGQYEALNQDLSGLDDASDIREVPTELEAVVQHIQQVTQEKHIAQLSQPWLPPLEEKIYLEKVDFQKAWSKKAVSALQFTIGLADMPYAQKQEEVSIDLISDGHVALFGGPSTGKTTFLQTAILDLIRHYSPEDLELYLVDFGTNGLSNFQSFPQVADSFSLDRTDKLLKLIQRLKSIRSHRKRLLARAGVATLSLYEELTGEKLSHVVVVLDNYDAMKNESFETTLVNELIVLAREGIALGMHLMLTAGRQLNVRIALHSNINTQLVLHQNDASDVTNVVGSTPYRHMDAIKGRGLMAREKAVDVVQFYLPVAAANSMALLQTLKAEAEQMWQAWSGVLPKAIPMVPDILVLEEFRRRQDYQQAVQDGHLALGLHKDTVELISWKRRQSNLLYLSNDQEHQGLFLDYALDNLDLADEQVFVFAPPLHLLPEDDRYELVSDIKEISELLEASEFRLKEKFKAQDTQKENLFVFYDFANLISQLDRKVQHHLTYILDKGRQAGYSSLILSDTGLATRIDVASKFVKTTKQMVFDMKLGEQSLLTPSNKPKQEPPLGFQEQWYLEDKKASKLQVTYIGEDNE; this comes from the coding sequence ATGGAGATCATCGTCCTTCGTAAGACCTACCGTCAGGTCTTGACGGTCCCTAAAACAGGTGCCCTGCGCCTCAGTGATCAGCTCAGTCTCTCACAGACCAGTGAGGGGGTGGCCTATCACACGAAAGAAAAAACGGCTCCCCTAACGACAGCCATTCGTCTAGGGGATCTCGTCGTTTATCCCCAGCCGAATAACCGACGCCGTTACAGCATCGTTGGCCTGTCCCGTGTGGCTGTAAGCATGCAGCCAGGCAGTAACCTTTCGTCGGGAAGTCAGGTCATTAGCCTGCTGCTAACCAAGGCTGATAAAGGCAGCTGGCAGCTTCGCAATTTCGGGGCGCCCATCTACCTCAATAACCATCTCACTAGCCAACACCAAGCCCTGCCCTTCGGGGCAGAGGTGGCCTTTGGCAACAGCCTGCTCAAAGTCTTTCCCAAGGAAATTTGGGTTTCCGGTGCTGTCAAAAATGAGACCTTACTGGAGGTCGCTGATTCTGCTTATCACTACTACGATGGCTACCCAGATTACCACCGCTCGCCACGCTTAATCTACCATTTTAATGACGATCGGCTAACGGTCACCGCGCCGCCACAAGAGCCCCATAAACCACGCAATGAGCTGCTTCGGATGCTGGTGCCGCCTCTGGTCATGATCGGGGTGGTTATCCTGATTACCGTCTTTCAGCCGCGGGGGCTCTATATCCTCATGTCCGTGGCCATGAGCATCGTGACCGCTGTCTTCTCTGTTCAGAACTACTTTCGCAATAAGCGGGAGTACAAGCAGAGCTTGGCGGATCGGATCTCGGCTTACCGGGCCTACCTCTCTGACAAGTCCATTCAGCTGACCCAGCTTTCAAATACCCAGCGCCGCTGGCAGTCTTATCACTATCCGACGATTCAGGAATTGGATAGCTTAGTGCAGGAGTTCTCCCGCCGTATTTATGAAAAGATTCCCCAAGACGAAGACTTTCTCTCCTACCGTTTAGGCTTGGGAGAGGTACCGACCAGCTATCGGTTAGACTACTCTCAACAAGAGCGATCGGGGGTTAAGGATCCTCTGGAAGAAGAAGGGTTTGCCCTCTATGAGGCCCACAAAACCTTGACAGATATGCCGGTTCTGGCCACGCTCAAAAACGGCCCAGTCGGCTATGTTGGTGAGCGTTCGCTCGTACTGGAGCAGCTCCAGCTCCTCGTTTACCAGTTAGCTGTCTTTCAGTCTTACCATGATGTTCAGTTTATCACGATTATGCCTGAGGCCGAAAAAGACCAGTGGCAGTGGCTGCGTTGGCTGCCCCACGCCACCTTGCAGGACATCAACGTCCGCGGTTTTATCTATAATGAACGCACCCGCGATCAAATCCTCAACCGGCTGATGGAGATCTTAAGGCAGCGTGAGCTCCAACAAAAAGAAGCTGGGGCCAATCAAGAGTTGCTCCACCTGCCCCACTATGTGGTGCTGGTGACGGATGCCAGCTTAATCAGGGATCATGTCATCATGGAGTTCTTCGCCAAAGACCCGACCGCCTTGGGCTGCAGCTTGATCTTTGTGCAGGCTACCATCCGTTCCCTGCCGGAGAATGTCCAGACGGTCATCCACCTGAAAGACCAAGCGACTGGCGAGCTGGTCATGGCAGAGAGGCGTGTCAAGGAGCAGACTTTTACGCTGGATCATTTTCCAGAAGGGTACGACAAAGAGCGGATCAGCCGCCGGCTGGCCCCCCTCAATCACCTCGAAACCCTTAAATCTGCTATTCCAAACTCGGTTACTTTTCTGGAGATGTACCAAGTCGACAGGGTTGAGGAGTTAGGAATTTTCGAGCGCTGGCAATCTCACTCTCCGCACAACTCCTTGGCTGTTCCGTTAGGTTTGCGCGGAGGTGAGGATTATGTTAAGCTAGATTTGCATGAGCGGGCGCACGGACCGCATGGCTTGATTGCTGGGACCACTGGTTCTGGGAAATCCGAGCTGATCCAGTCCTATATCCTCTCTCTAGCGGTTAATTTCCATCCGCACGATGTGGCCTTTCTCTTGATTGACTATAAGGGTGGGGGCATGGCCAATCTCTTTAAAGACCTGCCTCATGTCTTAGGAACCATCACCAACTTGGATGGCAACCAGTCCATGCGGGCCTTGGCATCGATCCGAGCGGAGAATGAGCGCCGGCAGCGCCTCTTTAATGAAGCGGGGGTCAACCATATCCACGCCTATCAGAAGAAGTACGAGCAGGGGGACGTCTCAGAACCCCTGCCCCATCTCATCATCATCAGTGATGAGTTTGCGGAATTAAAAAGTGAGCAGCCCGATTTCATCACGCAGTTAGTATCAACGGCTCGGGTCGGGCGTTCCTTGGGTGTCAATCTCATTCTGGCGACCCAGAAACCCGCCGGGGTGGTCAATGACCAAATTTGGTCCAACTCCAACTTTCGGATTGCCCTTAAGGTGGCGGATAAGGCCGACTCACAGGAAATGTTACACACGCCGGATGCGGCTACTATCACTCAAGCGGGACGGGCTTATTTGCAGGTGGGAAATAACGAGGTTTATGAGCTCTTTCAAAGTGCTTGGTCAGGGGCGGATTACCAGCCCGATAAGGAAGATCAGGGCATAGAAGATCATACGATTTTTGCCATCAATGAGCTAGGGCAGTACGAGGCGCTCAATCAGGACCTTTCAGGGCTTGATGACGCGAGTGATATCCGTGAAGTGCCGACAGAGCTGGAGGCTGTGGTCCAGCATATCCAGCAGGTGACCCAAGAAAAGCACATCGCACAGCTATCTCAGCCTTGGCTGCCGCCGTTGGAGGAAAAAATCTACCTAGAGAAAGTCGATTTCCAAAAGGCATGGTCAAAAAAGGCAGTGAGCGCTTTACAATTTACCATTGGCCTTGCGGATATGCCCTACGCCCAAAAGCAAGAAGAGGTCAGCATCGATCTTATCAGTGATGGGCATGTAGCCCTTTTTGGCGGCCCAAGTACGGGGAAGACGACCTTTTTACAAACCGCTATTCTTGATCTCATTCGGCATTACTCGCCGGAGGATTTGGAACTGTATTTGGTCGATTTTGGAACCAATGGGTTATCAAACTTCCAAAGCTTCCCACAAGTTGCCGACAGTTTCTCTCTCGATCGGACGGATAAACTGCTGAAATTGATCCAACGCCTGAAATCTATCCGAAGTCACCGTAAACGGTTATTAGCCAGAGCGGGTGTTGCGACCTTGAGCCTCTATGAGGAACTGACGGGTGAAAAACTGTCCCATGTCGTGGTGGTGTTAGATAATTATGATGCCATGAAAAATGAAAGTTTTGAGACAACACTGGTTAATGAATTGATTGTATTGGCCCGTGAGGGTATTGCTTTAGGGATGCATTTGATGCTGACGGCAGGGCGCCAGCTCAACGTTCGGATTGCCTTGCACTCCAACATTAACACCCAGTTAGTCTTACATCAAAATGATGCCAGTGACGTGACCAATGTAGTGGGCAGCACGCCTTATCGCCACATGGACGCTATCAAAGGTCGAGGGCTGATGGCTCGAGAAAAGGCTGTCGATGTGGTGCAATTCTACCTGCCTGTAGCTGCGGCGAACTCTATGGCTCTCTTGCAGACTTTGAAGGCTGAGGCTGAGCAGATGTGGCAGGCTTGGTCAGGTGTCCTACCCAAGGCTATTCCAATGGTTCCTGATATCTTGGTGCTTGAGGAATTCCGCCGACGTCAAGACTACCAGCAAGCCGTGCAGGATGGCCACTTGGCCTTGGGCTTGCATAAGGATACAGTAGAGCTGATCAGCTGGAAACGTCGTCAGTCTAATCTGCTCTATCTGAGCAATGATCAGGAACATCAGGGACTGTTCTTGGATTATGCCTTGGATAATCTGGACTTAGCGGATGAACAGGTTTTTGTGTTTGCTCCGCCTTTGCATCTTTTACCAGAGGATGATCGCTATGAGCTGGTTTCGGATATCAAAGAGATTAGCGAGCTGCTGGAGGCAAGTGAGTTCCGCTTAAAAGAAAAATTCAAGGCACAAGATACCCAAAAGGAGAACCTCTTTGTTTTTTATGATTTTGCCAATTTGATTTCCCAGCTGGATCGCAAGGTCCAGCACCACTTGACCTATATTTTGGATAAGGGCCGTCAGGCTGGCTATAGCAGCCTGATCTTATCTGATACGGGGCTGGCCACTAGGATTGATGTGGCTAGTAAATTTGTCAAGACCACCAAGCAAATGGTCTTTGATATGAAGCTTGGGGAACAAAGTCTTTTGACCCCAAGCAACAAGCCCAAACAAGAACCGCCGCTAGGTTTCCAAGAGCAATGGTATTTAGAGGACAAAAAAGCATCTAAATTACAAGTGACTTATATAGGAGAAGATAATGAGTGA